The Brasilonema sennae CENA114 genome includes a region encoding these proteins:
- a CDS encoding isochorismate synthase, whose product MTVSSCNADFFVYNKELYRFLLAVQQNCIKNNYTQIASLALDIDWVDPLVVLDKLAQPNQVSFYWEKKGQKEALAAVDAVAKIELAGKDRFAKSEEFIKECVQNITSFSRTNQAFLGTRFLCSFSFFDQNTQPDYPFSAATVFLPRWQVAVKNERCVLVFNTIINTDTNIPRILQSLSQKLEIINSLESNSQTLDYSLPKFSNQSIANPQNFKSSVLSALEKIESKDLTKVVLADILDVRSNGHLNVIKSLNNLRQLHPNCYVFSHSNGKGQNFIGASPERLINIQEQHLMTDALAGSAPRGKTPGEDAAHASRLLNSYKERHEHSLVIDFITQRLSRLGLLPQVLAPRLRQLSNIQHLWTPISALVPADVHPLKIVAQLHPTPAVGGTSQEVAYREIRRFERFERGLYAAPLGWVDLEGNCEFIVGIRSALIDGDRARLYAGVGIVAGSDPDRELAEVQLKLQALLKALV is encoded by the coding sequence ATGACAGTTTCTTCATGTAATGCTGACTTTTTTGTTTATAATAAGGAACTATACCGTTTTCTTTTAGCTGTTCAACAAAACTGTATTAAGAATAATTACACGCAAATTGCAAGTTTGGCGCTAGATATTGACTGGGTTGACCCTTTGGTTGTACTTGATAAATTAGCACAGCCAAATCAAGTTAGTTTTTATTGGGAAAAGAAAGGACAAAAGGAAGCTCTGGCTGCTGTTGATGCTGTCGCGAAAATAGAACTTGCAGGGAAAGACCGTTTTGCAAAATCGGAAGAGTTCATCAAAGAATGTGTTCAAAATATAACTAGCTTTTCTAGAACGAATCAAGCTTTTTTGGGAACTCGATTTTTATGTAGTTTTAGTTTTTTTGATCAAAATACCCAACCAGATTATCCATTTTCTGCTGCTACCGTTTTTCTTCCACGTTGGCAAGTAGCTGTGAAAAATGAGCGCTGCGTGTTGGTTTTTAATACAATTATCAATACTGACACAAATATTCCAAGAATATTGCAAAGTTTATCGCAAAAACTAGAAATTATCAATTCTTTAGAATCCAACTCGCAAACTCTTGATTACTCTTTGCCGAAATTTAGTAATCAATCTATTGCAAATCCTCAAAATTTCAAGTCTTCAGTTTTGTCAGCTTTGGAAAAAATCGAGTCTAAGGATTTAACTAAAGTTGTCTTGGCGGATATCCTAGATGTTAGATCAAATGGTCATTTGAACGTCATAAAATCTCTAAATAATCTGAGACAGTTGCATCCTAACTGTTATGTCTTTTCTCATAGTAATGGCAAAGGACAGAATTTTATCGGGGCAAGTCCGGAACGTTTAATTAACATCCAGGAACAACACCTAATGACTGATGCTTTGGCTGGATCTGCGCCACGGGGTAAAACACCTGGTGAAGATGCTGCTCATGCGAGTCGTTTGCTTAATAGTTATAAAGAAAGACACGAACATTCGTTAGTGATTGATTTTATCACTCAACGTCTTTCTCGACTGGGTTTGCTACCTCAAGTTTTAGCACCCCGCTTGCGACAATTATCTAATATTCAGCACTTGTGGACACCTATCAGCGCGTTAGTTCCAGCTGATGTTCATCCTTTAAAGATAGTTGCTCAATTGCATCCTACACCAGCAGTTGGAGGTACTTCCCAAGAAGTTGCTTATCGTGAAATCCGTCGTTTTGAGCGCTTTGAAAGAGGTTTGTATGCTGCGCCGCTTGGATGGGTAGACTTGGAGGGAAACTGTGAGTTTATTGTTGGAATTCGTTCAGCACTTATAGATGGCGATCGCGCCAGACTCTACGCCGGTGTTGGTATCGTTGCTGGTTCCGATCCCGACAGAGAACTTGCAGAAGTTCAACTCAAACTACAAGCTTTGCTAAAAGCATTAGTTTAA
- a CDS encoding o-succinylbenzoate synthase: protein MAYRFEFRPYQQKFATPLMTSHGSWDIREGIILRLTDQTGKIGWGEIAPISWFGSETHELALEFCRQLPEEITQETIFSISDELSACQFGFESAWETINTLARPEINLRTNSPSPLKWTTNFFQSSLDDLDYEPEVLNPRRLLGLVQDHRKIETLSYSALLPAGEAALEAWQKLWKEGYRTFKWKIGVYAIGQELEIFKLLCQTLPASAKLRLDANGGLSYEQAQLWLGNCDNIKANEEIFQRIEFIEQPLSVDQFAAMLELSHCYQTAIALDESVATLNQLTTCFQQGWREIFVIKPGIVGSPSRLRQFCQQHKIDAVFSSVFETAIGRQAALQIAAELSQQNKAVGFGVNHWFSQQETTPEELWKKL, encoded by the coding sequence ATGGCGTATCGATTTGAGTTTCGTCCTTATCAGCAAAAATTTGCAACTCCGCTCATGACAAGTCATGGTAGTTGGGATATCCGCGAAGGAATTATTCTTCGTCTCACCGATCAAACAGGAAAAATCGGCTGGGGGGAAATTGCACCCATCAGTTGGTTTGGTTCAGAAACTCATGAACTTGCTTTAGAATTTTGCCGTCAGCTTCCAGAGGAAATCACACAAGAGACGATTTTCTCTATCTCTGATGAGTTAAGCGCGTGTCAATTTGGATTTGAGTCTGCTTGGGAAACGATTAACACCCTCGCCCGCCCGGAAATTAATTTGCGGACTAATAGCCCAAGTCCATTAAAATGGACAACAAACTTTTTCCAGTCGTCTTTAGATGACTTGGATTATGAGCCTGAGGTTTTAAACCCCAGGCGGTTGTTGGGGCTGGTACAAGATCACAGAAAAATTGAGACATTAAGCTATAGCGCTTTACTACCAGCTGGGGAAGCGGCGCTAGAGGCTTGGCAAAAGCTGTGGAAGGAGGGATATCGTACTTTTAAATGGAAAATTGGTGTCTATGCCATTGGTCAGGAACTAGAAATTTTTAAATTACTCTGTCAAACTTTACCAGCTTCTGCAAAACTACGATTAGATGCCAACGGCGGACTTAGCTATGAACAAGCTCAGTTATGGCTCGGAAATTGCGATAATATCAAGGCAAATGAAGAAATTTTCCAAAGAATTGAATTTATTGAGCAGCCTTTATCTGTGGATCAATTTGCGGCGATGTTGGAGTTGAGTCATTGTTACCAGACGGCGATCGCCTTAGATGAATCTGTCGCCACACTCAACCAACTCACCACATGCTTCCAACAAGGTTGGCGAGAAATTTTTGTGATTAAGCCTGGGATAGTCGGTTCGCCTTCCCGTCTGCGTCAGTTTTGTCAACAGCATAAAATCGATGCTGTGTTTTCATCCGTGTTTGAAACTGCAATTGGTAGACAAGCCGCACTCCAGATCGCAGCCGAATTATCTCAGCAGAATAAAGCAGTCGGTTTTGGTGTCAACCATTGGTTTAGTCAACAAGAGACAACGCCGGAAGAATTATGGAAAAAACTTTAG
- a CDS encoding 2-succinylbenzoate--CoA ligase has protein sequence MEKTLENFVQDASRQPLSNDWLICDDSHLFAQLTQQLYLELTQFSYYRGTPIKILLAERDPVRFLAGFLAASAARCPVFLCNPDWTKQEWQQVFDLVNPDLIWGLGTRNWGQDYSKLKNPIIPSPDSGLIMIPTGGSSGKIKFAIHTWQTLIASVRGFTEHFLINQVNSFCVLPLYHVSGLMQFMRSLTTGGKLVIRSFKEVEYPQVNSIESSIFFISLVPTQLQRLLQKPELTQWLSQFQTVLLGGGAAWNELFEKARYYNIRLSPTYGMTETASQIATLKPDEFLNGKENCTQILPHASIKIRNQQGEELNSNQIGNITIYSQALALGYYPNTWENQAYLQVDDLGFLDNKGYLHIVGRNSDKIITGGENVYPIEVESTIRATEMVVDICVIGIPDKLWGQAVTAIYIPKDSNTSDIEIRNLLKDKLSKFKIPKNWIPVQTLPRNSQGKINRQELQQIATKFLQTSLAD, from the coding sequence ATGGAAAAAACTTTAGAAAATTTTGTGCAAGATGCATCTCGTCAGCCTCTCTCCAATGACTGGCTCATTTGTGATGATAGCCATTTATTTGCTCAATTAACCCAACAACTTTATTTAGAATTAACCCAGTTTTCATACTATCGAGGCACACCAATCAAAATTCTTTTAGCTGAACGTGATCCAGTGCGGTTTTTAGCAGGTTTTCTCGCGGCAAGTGCCGCTCGTTGTCCAGTTTTTCTTTGTAACCCCGACTGGACAAAACAAGAATGGCAACAAGTTTTTGATTTAGTAAACCCAGATTTAATTTGGGGATTAGGGACTAGGAATTGGGGACAAGACTATTCCAAATTAAAAAATCCTATCATTCCATCTCCTGATTCAGGACTGATCATGATTCCCACAGGTGGATCATCAGGAAAGATTAAGTTTGCCATTCACACCTGGCAGACTTTAATCGCATCCGTACGAGGATTTACAGAACATTTTTTGATTAATCAGGTTAATTCTTTTTGTGTCTTACCGCTCTATCACGTCAGCGGGTTAATGCAATTTATGCGCTCCCTTACGACTGGTGGAAAACTCGTTATTCGGTCATTTAAAGAAGTCGAATACCCTCAAGTAAACAGTATAGAATCATCCATTTTTTTTATTTCTTTAGTACCAACACAGTTACAGCGTCTGCTACAAAAACCAGAATTAACTCAGTGGTTATCTCAATTTCAAACTGTACTATTGGGAGGTGGAGCAGCATGGAATGAACTTTTTGAAAAAGCAAGATATTACAACATTCGCTTATCTCCCACCTATGGTATGACGGAAACTGCCTCCCAAATTGCCACCCTCAAACCAGATGAATTTCTTAATGGTAAAGAGAACTGTACTCAAATTCTCCCCCATGCCTCTATTAAAATTCGCAATCAGCAAGGCGAGGAATTGAATTCAAATCAAATCGGAAACATCACAATCTATTCTCAAGCTCTCGCCCTAGGATACTATCCTAACACTTGGGAGAATCAGGCTTATTTACAAGTGGATGATTTGGGTTTCTTAGATAACAAAGGTTATTTACATATCGTCGGACGTAACAGCGACAAAATTATTACAGGCGGTGAAAATGTCTATCCAATAGAAGTTGAATCTACCATTAGAGCTACAGAAATGGTAGTAGATATTTGTGTCATAGGCATACCAGATAAACTCTGGGGACAAGCAGTCACAGCAATTTACATTCCCAAAGACTCAAATACCTCTGATATAGAAATCAGAAATTTGCTCAAAGATAAACTCAGTAAATTTAAAATTCCTAAAAATTGGATTCCTGTACAAACCTTACCTCGTAACTCCCAAGGTAAAATCAATCGCCAAGAGCTACAGCAAATAGCCACAAAATTTCTTCAAACTAGCCTCGCTGATTAA
- a CDS encoding acyl-CoA thioesterase translates to MAFIYNRTIRFQDTDAAGVVYFANLLSICHEAYEESLVISGINLKDFFTNPSVAFPIVHANVDFFRPLYCGDNLVIRLMPQQLSVDKFEVASEVIVGEVIAGKAVTRHVCIETSSRTKTELPENMKEWLEMNKRGAESAERRKSREVI, encoded by the coding sequence ATGGCCTTTATATATAACCGCACCATTCGCTTTCAAGACACTGATGCTGCTGGGGTAGTTTACTTTGCTAATCTCTTGAGTATTTGTCATGAGGCTTATGAAGAGTCTCTAGTTATCTCTGGCATTAATCTCAAAGATTTTTTCACGAATCCTTCTGTAGCTTTTCCAATTGTTCATGCTAATGTGGACTTTTTTCGTCCACTATATTGTGGAGACAATTTGGTTATTAGGTTAATGCCTCAACAGCTTAGTGTTGACAAATTTGAAGTGGCTTCTGAGGTGATAGTTGGTGAGGTGATCGCTGGTAAGGCAGTGACTAGGCACGTTTGTATTGAGACAAGTAGCAGAACGAAAACAGAGTTACCAGAAAATATGAAGGAATGGTTGGAGATGAACAAGAGAGGCGCAGAGAGCGCAGAGAGAAGAAAGTCAAGAGAGGTTATTTAA
- a CDS encoding T3SS effector HopA1 family protein — MLESSTKPLLNCLLDIATNIEIQSNFCIRHPKYQPFALPSKIAERFRQNSPALQHKYLALLLRNFVHGIYYNGSLQTTLSLSSDVAHDLPHKNLESHSILEMDWQFYELLHTSNHGIGYFDPDWQLLRREPDGSIAVSKGGLTLYVEYNHNLEPSTPTAKVGDLINIWMPKNRLQNGFYIALSNVGQDLQTNPDTDLGAGRIYFNVTPMGALALMDSLTQQLNAAAIPFCFQVLHNRAAYGRYDSGVLSFEREDYPAVRKVLRSVYAEHQSHFHTEIPLFTKFLAPGLSLAEELSQKFAAQESFGMNRCQIVANALLEVWQQDNDSTDQRMKAIDSHFTRLGIDLQRPYLNPCSEDIYYPLN; from the coding sequence ATGCTAGAGTCTTCTACCAAACCACTGCTAAATTGTCTATTGGATATTGCTACCAATATCGAAATTCAATCCAACTTTTGCATTCGCCATCCAAAATATCAACCCTTTGCCCTACCATCTAAAATAGCAGAGCGATTTCGACAAAATTCGCCAGCATTACAACACAAGTATCTTGCTCTACTATTGCGGAATTTTGTTCACGGTATTTATTACAATGGTTCTCTGCAAACCACGTTGTCACTCAGTAGTGATGTCGCTCATGATTTGCCACATAAAAACTTAGAAAGCCATTCTATCTTAGAGATGGATTGGCAATTTTACGAGTTACTACATACCAGTAATCATGGAATAGGCTACTTTGATCCTGATTGGCAATTGTTGCGACGGGAACCAGATGGTAGTATTGCAGTGAGCAAAGGTGGTTTGACGTTGTATGTTGAGTACAATCACAATCTAGAACCATCAACGCCAACTGCCAAGGTAGGAGATTTGATAAATATATGGATGCCTAAAAATCGACTACAAAACGGCTTTTACATAGCGCTTAGCAATGTCGGACAGGATTTGCAGACTAACCCGGATACTGATTTGGGGGCAGGGCGAATTTACTTTAATGTTACTCCAATGGGTGCCTTAGCCCTTATGGATAGCCTGACACAACAATTGAACGCTGCTGCAATTCCTTTTTGTTTTCAGGTGTTACACAATCGGGCTGCTTATGGGCGCTATGATTCAGGAGTGCTATCCTTTGAACGTGAAGACTATCCAGCAGTGCGAAAAGTCCTAAGAAGTGTCTATGCAGAACATCAATCTCATTTCCACACAGAAATCCCCTTGTTTACCAAGTTTTTAGCACCTGGGTTGAGTTTAGCTGAAGAACTTAGTCAAAAATTTGCTGCACAGGAAAGTTTTGGGATGAACCGCTGTCAAATCGTAGCGAATGCTTTGTTGGAAGTTTGGCAACAAGATAACGATTCAACTGATCAGCGGATGAAGGCAATTGACTCACATTTTACTCGGCTTGGTATTGATTTACAGCGTCCTTACCTCAATCCTTGCTCTGAGGATATTTATTACCCCTTGAACTGA